TAAAGAATTGATCCGTTTTGTCGAGTCGCGCCCCATAGATGCAACAATACATGAAGAGACAGCACGGCGTATTGCGCTCATTCGGGCATCAGCCGAGGGACAAGAAGGGATCAATGCCTTCCTGTCTAAGCGCACTCCTTCCTGGGTTCCTTGAAGAATATGGTGTCGTTAAATCCAAGTAAAATCAAAGCATTTCAGCGCGTTCTTGTTGCGAATCGGGGAGAGATATCCTGTCGCATCCAAGAAACGTGCCACCGTCTCGGCATTGAAACCATTGCGGTGGGGTCAACCTTTGACCGTGAAGCCAAGCATATGCAAATGGCGAATATGGCCATTGTCCTTCCCGGGGAGGAAGCCCAAGAAACTTACCTCAACGGAGAGGCAATAATCCTAGCAGCCCACGAAAATGGGGCACAAGCCATCCATCCGGGTTATGGCTTCTTGTCAGAAAATTCAGATTTTGCCCAAAAAGTAAATGCTGCGAGGTTGACTTTCATCGGTCCCACGCCAGATGCGATTCGAATCATGGGCTCAAAAAGTGAGGCTAAGGCAATTGCCACTTCCGTGAACGTTCCTGTCATTTCGGGATATGATGGACAGGGGGATTTGAAGGGTGAAGCCCGTCGACTCGGGTTTCCCTTATTGATTAAGGCAACTTTCGGGGGCGGCGGAAAGGGCATGCGTCTGGTCCATTCAATCAGAAACTTTGAGGAAGCCTTAAAGGCCTGTCAACGTGAAGCCATGGCTGCCTTTGGTAATGATCAGGTGATGTTGGAAAAATATCTTGAGGCTCCCCGTCACATTGAGGTTCAAATATTGTGTGATCAACATCGGAAGTGTGTTGTTTTATCTGAACGAGATTGCTCTCTCCAGCGTCGACACCAAAAGGTTATTGAGGAAGCTCCCTCAACTTCCCTCTCAACAGCATTGAGGGGACGACTTCATAATTCAGCCATCGCGATTGCTCGGGCAGTTTCTTATGAAGGTGTTGGGACGGTTGAGTTTTTAGTGACCCAAAATGGGGAGTTCTTTTTTTTGGAAATGAACACAAGGTTGCAAGTCGAGCATCCTGTGACAGAAATGGTTTTGGGGCTGGATCTTGTGGAATGGCAGCTGCGTGTTGCAGCAGGCGAGACTTTGTATTTTGAGCAAAATGAGACTCAACCAAAAGGTCATGCCATTGAAGCGCGCTTGTATGCGGAGGATGGCGATAACAATTTCTTGCCCTCAACAGGCACCATCACCCAGCTTGAATTTCCAATCGTCAAAAATGTGCGGATTGACACGGGCATTCGAGAGGGAGACGATGTCTCTATTTACTATGATCCGATGATTGCTAAGATTTCTGCCTGGGGGGAAAATCGTGAACGAGCGATTGTTAACCTGAAGGATGCGCTTGCGAACACCCATGTCAAAGGTCTAAAGACCAATCTAAAATTTCTTCAACGGCTTATGGCTCACCCATTTTTCATTCGAGATGAGATCGATATTGGCTTTGTCGATCGTTATGTCGATGAATGGGCAAAGGAAAGAGATGCACCTGAGGAAGCTTATATTTTGGCAGCGCTGTGGCACTATCAACGGCTTCCCTTAGAGGTTCAATCCTCTGCTTGGATTCAACAGGATGGGTGGCGGTTGAATTCTCCACCAGTTCACACCAATCGATTTGATAGAGGAGGGGAAGTAACCTTATGCTTCGCACCCGACCATATTGGCATAAGGTATGCTGGTAAGGTCCATAAAGCTCAGGATATATACATGCCTGATAAAAACAAGCTATTGGTAACAATCGATAGAGAGAAGATTGAGGCTCAAATTTTTGAGGAAGATGAAGAAATTCGGATTATCATGAATGATCGAACCTATCGCGTGCGTCCCCTTGCTCCCAATGCCAATGATGACAGAAAGACAGGGCCCTCTCACCTCATGGCGCCAATGCCGGGACGGGTGGTCTCGGTTCTTGTAAAGAAGAATGAGGCTGTTGAGGCCGGACAGCCGTTGTTGATCCTGGAAGCTATGAAAATGGAACACACGATCTGTGCGCCCTATGCTGGGCTTGTGGAGGCACTTCCCTTCGCCCGAGGTGACTTTTGTGATGAGGGTGTGGAGTTGGTGTGTTTAAGTCCTACGAAATAACAAGGACCCTCGAGGGGCCCTTGTTAAGTTTTAACAAAACTTCCATCAAACGATGACAAGGTGTGCCGCGTCGACAACTTGCAAAATGCTGCTTTGTCCTGTGTAAGCAACATCTTCAAAAGTGATTTGCGCACCACCAATGAATTTTACAACTAAATCCCCGTCACCATTGGCAACAAAAGCTGAGATACGTGCATTCACATCTGCTGCATCTAAGGTTGGGGCGCCAACATTCTTGACATCCGTAAATTTTAAGGTATCTTGAACGCCACCGGCATTCATATCTTTAATCACATCTTTTCCGAAGTTTCCATTTAAAGAAAATACGAAAGTGTCATTGGCAAAGAATTGTTGGACGAGAGCAGAAACACCACTATTATCTACGACATCTCCCCACATAGTATCATTGCCTGCACCCCCAAGAAGAATATCTTTGCCATAATGTTCTTCCATGATAAAGCTTGGAGAATTAGTAACAGTTGCCTTCAAAATTTCAACATCCCCTACGAGAATATCATTTCCTGCACCTCCATCTAATACGTCATTTCCTCGGGTACAAATATTTGTTCCATCGACATTCGTGAAGTTCCAAGTCCAAGCATGATCATCTCCGACAAGAGTATCATTTCCTGCATCACCAAAAAGATTGTCACTCGAACAATTATCAACTTCTGTCCAATGAGCATTCACAACCGTTATTTTAATGGATTCAGCACTTCCATAAATCACGTCGTTCCCCACGCCCCCAAATAGGTTGCTGCCTGCTTGATTGACTGTATCGCTAAATGTTAGAACGGTTGCGTTTTGAATATTGATTTCTCCTGTCTGCTCATGGCCACATAGAAAATCATTTCCGTCACCACCAAATAATGTGTTTCCTTCATTGTTTATCACAACTGAGCCGCTGACATTGGTTCCAATAAAGCTTATGGACCCATCGTTGCCAAACAATTTGTCGTTGCCATCACCCCCAAACAAAATGTTGCTTTTGGTAGAAACATCGATCGTCGTATTTACATTTATAGCCGTTAAGAAGGCGCCTCCCAGGCCACCACATAGGAGATCATTACCATCCCCTCCATAAAGAAGATTTCCAGTTTCAGCAACAGGTACAAGACCTGGGGAGGTAATATTGATGATCCCAACATCGACGGCCCCAAAGATATTATCATTACCTTTGCCCCCATCGAGTATGTTATTGCCACCAGTTCCCATCACGGTATCATTGCCATCCCCGGCAAAAATGATATCATTGCCGATACCTCCCCTGAGGAAGTCATTTCCCTTGAAGCCGTATATAATGAAGTTGTTCGTGATCGTATGAAATCCATCTAAAACATCGATTGTGTCGATTCCATTCGTTCCAAATATGATTTGTGTAGCCATAGTATCTCACTCCTTTTCAAAAGTATGTATTAGCTATATTTCAATATGATGTCGACTTCTCCTTATTTAAACCAAAGAAATAACAATGCCAAGATATGGGCTAGTGTCATCTCTAGTGTCATCTCTATAGTATAAAATATGTTTTTCTTTGAAAATATCAATAGGTTAAATGTTGTTTGTTAAAATTAAGAAAATTGTCTCGTAAAATGTTGTTTTTGTTTGGTATATTTGAGAATGTATATGAAAATTTGTATGGTTTTTGTTTTTTAAAACCATGTTGTTTTGTATATGTTGATTGCGGTTTGATGGTGATGTCTTAAAATAACATGGATCGATCAACCTACCTCTCGCGCAAGGGATCTTCAAGGGATTTTACGATCGGATTCATTATGTACTGCATTATGGTGCGTTTAAGCCCTACGAAATAACAAGGGCCCTCGAGGGGCCCTTGTTATTTCTTAACAAAATTTCCATCAAACGATGACGAGGTGCGCCGCGTCGACAACTTGCAGAATGTTGTTTTGTCCTGTGTAGGCGACATCTTCAAAAGTGATCTGCGCCCCACCAATGAATTTTACAACTAAATTCCCGTCACCATTGGCAACAAAAGCTGAGATACGTGCATTCACATCTGCTGCATCTAAGGTTGGGGCGCCAACATTCTTGACATCCGTAAATTTTAAGGTATCTTGAACGCCACCGGCATTCATATCTTCAATCACATCTTTTCCGAAGTTTCCATTTAAGGAAAATACAAAAGTGTCATTTGCGTAAGTAATAACATCTGTTACAAGACCATTTGTGAAACTAACATACTCTCCAAAAAGTGTATCATCGCCGCTTCCCCCGTTGAGCGTGTCCTTACCCAGATGAAACTCTCGACTAATATTGGAACCGTCGCTTGTATAAATTAACTCATTGATTTTAAAATCTCCAATCAATACATCATTACCCGAGCCTCCGAAAAGGGCATCATCTCCGAAGTTCTCAATAGCACTTTGAAGTTCATTTCCTTCTATGTGTAGTACAAAGTTGATGCGATCACCATACATACAGTCGTTTCCACTATCCCCGAAAAGCGTATCATCTCCATAGAAATTGACTCTATCCACGACAGTATTGATGGTATGAAAAGTTTCTAAAAATTCTTCCCCGACTACAGTGTCGTTGCCACTCCCGCCGTAAAGAACATCATTTTTGGAATAAATGTTTACAGTTAAGCTGTTATTATCGTTAATGAGAGCGTTTTCAATGTAGTTTTCTCCGACAAGAATATCATTCCCATCTCCCCCAAATATTATATCGACACCTGCCGTTGTTGTTACGGATGTAACACCATTTAGAATTGTTGGATTAAATAAAACATTTTCTCCGGCAATAATGTCATCATCACGACCACCATAGATGGTGTCTGAGCCGCTAACGAGGTTAAGAATCGGAGTTGAGGCGCTAAAAGTAGCATTTACTAGGGCAGACTCACCTGCCAAGGTCCCATTTCCAGTAAGAGTATCATTTCCTGATCCCCCAGAAAGGGTGTCAGTACCGTTGCCTCCTCTCAGAATGTCGTCTCCGTTTCCACCATTCAAGATATCATTACCGTTACCTCCATCAAGTACATCTATACCTTCACCACCATTCAGGGTATCATTGCCATTGCCCCCAATCAGGAGATCATTCCCAAGCCCTCCATTTAGGGTATCGTTCCCATTTCCTCCGTCAAGAATATCGTTAAGGGATCCCCCTGTAAGGGTATCGTTGCCATTCTTTCCATAGATAATGTAACTCTTCAATGGGTTTAACGTAAAACCATTGAGCA
The DNA window shown above is from Alphaproteobacteria bacterium and carries:
- a CDS encoding ATP-grasp domain-containing protein, giving the protein MVSLNPSKIKAFQRVLVANRGEISCRIQETCHRLGIETIAVGSTFDREAKHMQMANMAIVLPGEEAQETYLNGEAIILAAHENGAQAIHPGYGFLSENSDFAQKVNAARLTFIGPTPDAIRIMGSKSEAKAIATSVNVPVISGYDGQGDLKGEARRLGFPLLIKATFGGGGKGMRLVHSIRNFEEALKACQREAMAAFGNDQVMLEKYLEAPRHIEVQILCDQHRKCVVLSERDCSLQRRHQKVIEEAPSTSLSTALRGRLHNSAIAIARAVSYEGVGTVEFLVTQNGEFFFLEMNTRLQVEHPVTEMVLGLDLVEWQLRVAAGETLYFEQNETQPKGHAIEARLYAEDGDNNFLPSTGTITQLEFPIVKNVRIDTGIREGDDVSIYYDPMIAKISAWGENRERAIVNLKDALANTHVKGLKTNLKFLQRLMAHPFFIRDEIDIGFVDRYVDEWAKERDAPEEAYILAALWHYQRLPLEVQSSAWIQQDGWRLNSPPVHTNRFDRGGEVTLCFAPDHIGIRYAGKVHKAQDIYMPDKNKLLVTIDREKIEAQIFEEDEEIRIIMNDRTYRVRPLAPNANDDRKTGPSHLMAPMPGRVVSVLVKKNEAVEAGQPLLILEAMKMEHTICAPYAGLVEALPFARGDFCDEGVELVCLSPTK